The Saccharothrix sp. HUAS TT1 genome contains a region encoding:
- a CDS encoding HNH endonuclease family protein: MNSRNTHKRKALVLAALVAVTTAGCGLLGDADGDPATPAGAEHAQVDEPAPRLPGDPIEDYLVPPPYAPGYGTDVRTARDQLAALVIADDRPMTGYRREKFGDGWNSGPDGCDTRETVLVNQGRDVVRDPATCKVTAGTWHSRYDDVTVTDPRELDIDHVVPLAEAWRTGAADWTPELREHFANDHTIELVPATRKTNRAKGDQAPPEWLPPAAGNHCRYAINWIGVKSGYGLTASSGEVTALAAMLDTCRTA; the protein is encoded by the coding sequence ATGAACAGCAGGAACACCCACAAGCGGAAGGCGCTCGTCCTCGCCGCGCTGGTCGCGGTCACCACTGCGGGCTGCGGACTGCTCGGCGACGCCGACGGCGACCCCGCCACCCCGGCCGGCGCGGAGCACGCCCAGGTCGACGAGCCCGCGCCCCGGCTGCCCGGCGACCCGATCGAGGACTACCTCGTGCCCCCGCCCTACGCCCCCGGCTACGGCACCGACGTCCGGACCGCACGCGACCAGCTCGCCGCGCTGGTCATCGCCGACGACCGGCCGATGACGGGCTACCGGCGCGAGAAGTTCGGCGACGGCTGGAACAGCGGGCCCGACGGCTGCGACACCCGGGAGACCGTGCTGGTCAACCAGGGCCGCGATGTCGTCCGCGACCCGGCCACCTGCAAGGTCACCGCCGGCACCTGGCACTCGCGCTACGACGACGTCACCGTGACCGACCCGCGCGAACTCGACATCGACCACGTGGTGCCGCTGGCCGAGGCGTGGCGCACCGGCGCCGCCGACTGGACCCCCGAGCTGCGCGAGCACTTCGCCAACGACCACACGATCGAGCTGGTGCCGGCCACCAGGAAGACCAACCGCGCCAAGGGCGACCAGGCCCCGCCCGAGTGGCTGCCGCCCGCGGCGGGCAACCACTGCCGCTACGCGATCAACTGGATCGGCGTCAAGAGCGGCTACGGGTTGACCGCCAGTAGTGGAGAAGTCACCGCCCTGGCCGCCATGCTGGACACCTGCCGCACGGCCTGA
- a CDS encoding WhiB family transcriptional regulator: MTSAVDGKVPVKSDTPTIPLSVHEDICRVFDLLRNTSGPRAAQAPGLAERHGWYTPQQWELAYIDNPASTPDAIVGEIDLSRGLCRTHRDPDLWAGLDTSRTAAAKRICRGCPVQRDCLTLALVKPEKWNTWGGVGEGTRDPIQRRLVKATAGRALLGSPELEEVLDRYCGPARTAGDPADDVDTPVPAPRSAAPKAARTRARVGGSGASAA; the protein is encoded by the coding sequence ATGACCAGCGCCGTCGACGGCAAGGTGCCGGTCAAGTCCGACACCCCGACCATCCCGCTGTCCGTGCACGAGGACATCTGCCGGGTGTTCGACCTTCTTCGGAACACCTCCGGCCCGCGCGCCGCCCAGGCGCCCGGCCTCGCCGAGCGGCACGGCTGGTACACCCCGCAGCAGTGGGAGCTGGCCTACATCGACAACCCGGCCTCCACCCCCGACGCGATCGTCGGCGAGATCGACCTGAGCCGCGGCCTGTGCCGCACGCACCGCGACCCCGACCTGTGGGCGGGCCTGGACACCAGCCGCACCGCGGCGGCCAAACGCATCTGCCGCGGCTGCCCCGTGCAGCGCGACTGCCTGACGTTGGCGCTGGTCAAACCCGAGAAGTGGAACACGTGGGGCGGCGTGGGCGAAGGCACGCGCGACCCGATCCAGAGGCGACTGGTCAAGGCCACCGCAGGCCGGGCGCTGCTCGGTTCGCCCGAGCTGGAGGAGGTGCTGGACCGCTACTGCGGCCCGGCGCGCACCGCCGGCGACCCCGCCGACGACGTCGACACGCCGGTTCCTGCGCCCCGCAGTGCCGCGCCCAAGGCGGCCAGGACCCGCGCCCGCGTCGGAGGGAGCGGGGCGTCAGCCGCATGA
- a CDS encoding putative glycoside hydrolase yields the protein MEIDTDVVPAARPGTPAVRSWWYGIGARPTDEDLRLAARRYAVVVLNAWDLTELRRLRALNPKVTVLVYKCLSSTRNYPGAVEGPKGERDASLLPTGVGFHQARKEWFAVDGDGRRIEWNGYPKHWQMAVWNTDYQQAWAKRVVDEVVRDGWDGVLADNDMHTLRWYSDKVVKGTGNRAGTDRLLREGLAGLLGRAGTALRQANKVLVPNISESHTTADRWTTHSRHGGGMEENFALREDNGVLTFAGTEFAELQRTAAAGDRWLLLLTKIGGRDAATVERLGFATAALLAGPRTCWSPPSSGDYRRPGWSSWLELEAGAAREPAARGENGVWTRRFDRAWVAVNPGRSTVRVTPPRGMRRPDGQAVTGTLSLPGRDAVVLVPR from the coding sequence ATGGAGATCGACACGGACGTGGTACCTGCGGCTCGGCCGGGGACGCCGGCGGTGCGGAGCTGGTGGTATGGCATCGGCGCCCGACCGACCGACGAGGACCTGAGGCTGGCGGCGCGGCGCTACGCCGTGGTGGTGCTCAACGCCTGGGACCTCACCGAGCTGCGCCGGCTGCGCGCGCTGAACCCGAAGGTGACGGTGCTGGTCTACAAGTGCCTGTCCTCGACCCGGAACTACCCGGGCGCGGTCGAGGGCCCGAAGGGCGAGCGGGACGCGTCGCTGCTGCCCACCGGCGTGGGCTTCCACCAGGCGCGCAAGGAGTGGTTCGCCGTCGACGGCGACGGCCGCCGGATCGAGTGGAACGGCTACCCGAAGCACTGGCAGATGGCGGTGTGGAACACCGACTACCAGCAGGCGTGGGCGAAGCGCGTCGTCGACGAGGTGGTGCGCGACGGATGGGACGGGGTGCTGGCCGACAACGACATGCACACCCTGCGCTGGTACTCCGACAAGGTCGTGAAGGGCACCGGGAACCGGGCGGGCACCGACCGGTTGCTGCGCGAGGGCCTGGCGGGGCTGCTCGGCCGGGCCGGGACGGCACTGCGGCAGGCGAACAAGGTGCTCGTGCCCAACATCTCCGAGTCGCACACGACCGCGGACCGCTGGACTACGCACTCGCGGCACGGCGGCGGCATGGAGGAGAACTTCGCGCTGCGCGAGGACAACGGGGTGCTCACGTTCGCCGGGACGGAGTTCGCGGAGTTGCAGCGCACCGCGGCGGCCGGGGACCGCTGGCTGCTGCTGCTGACCAAGATCGGCGGGCGGGACGCGGCGACGGTGGAGCGGCTGGGCTTCGCCACGGCCGCCCTGCTGGCCGGGCCGCGTACGTGCTGGTCACCGCCGTCGAGCGGGGACTACCGGCGGCCGGGCTGGTCGTCGTGGCTGGAGCTGGAGGCGGGTGCGGCGCGGGAGCCGGCGGCGCGCGGCGAGAACGGGGTGTGGACGCGGCGGTTCGACCGGGCGTGGGTGGCGGTGAACCCGGGCAGGTCCACGGTGCGCGTCACCCCTCCGCGCGGGATGCGCCGTCCCGACGGCCAGGCGGTCACGGGCACGCTGTCGCTGCCGGGCCGCGACGCCGTGGTGCTGGTGCCGCGCTGA
- a CDS encoding DUF1360 domain-containing protein, with the protein MLTWLQLLIATGAAARLTRIVVADSITERPRTALLYNREQRRALREGRPVPAATRPRIAALRARLHQLATCPWCTGFWVSIAVVALAWHYRDHALTWLIGSALALAYAVGWLAGRE; encoded by the coding sequence GTGCTCACCTGGCTCCAACTCCTGATCGCCACCGGCGCGGCGGCCCGCCTCACGCGGATCGTCGTCGCCGACTCGATCACCGAACGCCCGCGCACCGCGCTGCTCTACAACCGCGAGCAGCGACGCGCCCTGCGCGAAGGCCGACCGGTCCCCGCCGCCACCCGGCCGAGGATCGCCGCCCTGCGCGCCCGCCTGCACCAGCTCGCCACCTGCCCCTGGTGCACCGGGTTCTGGGTGTCGATCGCCGTGGTGGCGCTGGCCTGGCACTACCGGGACCACGCGCTCACCTGGCTCATCGGCTCCGCACTGGCCCTCGCCTACGCCGTGGGATGGCTCGCCGGCAGGGAGTAG
- a CDS encoding phage minor head protein, producing MPGPAQRLRAVADDAQHRMAPAVTSAFRDYLAAARTAVLQPDQLSAAPRDVPAPRPQARPPAGLWTDLVRQRLLPVAQVVFRRAWRSQLTAATARVLDSSAHVALFLADTAARLTGATWSDDVHQAVREQVDRAHREHLPLGELRELVSAALSLPAWSPRAETIARTEALAAVNAGAHASGLARIDVLGEPLRKRWLATRDTRTRPAHRDVDGTTVDADAPFTVGGEQLLYPHDPRGSAAATVNCRCLVLWLDPLEEDRYTALDQHREDTMSDPEPAGDPVATGSPVTAAAVDTTTSSTTPSAAGTAEPAGAERTAAHSGDHVPGEEPPTTDGTPAGTGTGQDGTVEGRPLTAAQSRMPDDLHDYWVRGEGAAEIRWGTKGSFDRCRRRLREHVDNDTLDGLCANLHHDATGKWPSEGKGRAASATDDEVVYSGDQLAALAAAMTTSPTAQAASAQFTAALAARPAHSGRHADAEDDDGEFVNRTGPTDRAVRDAEDDAEDEADDEDRDEDQEEDEDDRDDEQVITDTEVQDQPEVQVRRGVRPEPRTRRRRVTAAATSQPAASPPAEPAPTATLTAAPRTITPPRPGARSITTPAPAPAMTSADTSPGGQGDDEPWAVRVARQVPMEPDPDAFRQEPGPRGTKMHVVNEQGWVAGFIADWDARHRVYNVPPPHDPYGGGYPKFHRHSVRTADGGRVLTGPIAANGHGDTAQTDVWAVMQHYDDPRHVVANVVVRETPDGIWGCGALRAGVTPFQIALLDTYSQSGHWMPGPSGYAEELVASCCVTVEAFELPPAHRLGVQPESMAAAAATAAPRLEDLRQEALVDDDGRCLVLVAAGVLVPDAPPAGPSDQPVDGARVFRQFKHAQRADEQITAARRRIITPRVMAAAARIGKEL from the coding sequence GTGCCCGGACCCGCCCAGCGCCTGCGTGCCGTCGCCGACGACGCCCAGCACCGCATGGCACCGGCCGTGACCAGCGCATTCCGCGACTACCTCGCCGCCGCCCGCACTGCGGTCCTCCAGCCCGACCAGCTGAGCGCGGCCCCCCGCGACGTCCCCGCCCCCCGTCCACAGGCGCGCCCACCCGCGGGCCTGTGGACCGACCTCGTCCGACAACGGCTGCTGCCCGTCGCCCAGGTCGTGTTCCGCCGCGCCTGGCGCTCCCAGCTCACCGCCGCCACCGCCCGCGTCCTCGACAGCTCCGCGCACGTCGCCCTGTTCCTCGCCGACACCGCCGCGCGCCTCACCGGAGCGACCTGGTCCGACGACGTGCACCAAGCCGTCCGCGAGCAGGTCGACCGCGCCCACCGCGAGCACCTTCCCCTGGGTGAACTGCGCGAACTCGTCAGCGCCGCCCTCTCCCTGCCCGCCTGGTCACCGCGCGCCGAGACCATCGCCCGCACCGAGGCCCTGGCCGCCGTCAACGCCGGAGCCCACGCCTCCGGCCTCGCCCGCATCGACGTCCTCGGCGAACCCCTGCGCAAACGGTGGCTCGCCACCCGCGACACCCGCACCCGCCCCGCCCACCGCGACGTCGACGGCACCACCGTCGACGCCGACGCCCCGTTCACCGTCGGCGGCGAACAGCTGCTGTACCCGCACGACCCGCGCGGCAGCGCCGCCGCCACGGTCAACTGCCGGTGCCTCGTGCTGTGGCTCGACCCCCTCGAAGAAGACCGCTACACCGCACTTGACCAGCACAGGGAGGACACCATGAGCGACCCGGAACCCGCCGGCGACCCCGTGGCGACCGGGTCGCCGGTCACCGCGGCGGCCGTCGACACCACCACCTCGTCCACCACCCCGTCCGCGGCCGGCACCGCCGAGCCCGCCGGAGCGGAACGGACCGCCGCGCACTCCGGCGACCACGTCCCCGGCGAGGAGCCGCCCACGACCGACGGCACCCCGGCCGGGACGGGGACGGGGCAGGACGGGACGGTCGAGGGCCGTCCGTTGACCGCCGCCCAGTCCCGGATGCCCGACGACCTGCACGACTACTGGGTGCGCGGCGAAGGCGCCGCCGAGATCCGGTGGGGCACCAAGGGCTCGTTCGACCGGTGCCGCCGCCGGCTGCGCGAGCACGTCGACAACGACACCCTCGACGGGCTGTGCGCGAACCTCCACCACGACGCCACCGGCAAGTGGCCCTCCGAAGGCAAGGGCCGCGCCGCCTCCGCCACCGACGACGAGGTGGTCTACAGCGGCGACCAGTTGGCCGCACTCGCCGCCGCCATGACCACCAGCCCCACCGCCCAGGCCGCATCCGCCCAGTTCACGGCCGCCCTCGCCGCCCGCCCCGCGCACTCCGGACGGCACGCCGACGCCGAGGACGACGACGGCGAGTTCGTCAACCGCACCGGCCCCACCGACCGGGCCGTCCGCGACGCCGAGGACGACGCCGAGGACGAAGCCGACGACGAAGACCGCGACGAGGACCAGGAGGAGGACGAGGACGACCGGGACGACGAGCAGGTCATCACCGACACCGAAGTCCAGGACCAGCCCGAAGTGCAGGTACGGCGCGGTGTCCGGCCTGAACCCCGCACCCGCCGGCGACGCGTCACCGCCGCCGCGACCTCCCAACCCGCCGCGTCCCCTCCCGCCGAACCCGCCCCGACGGCGACGCTCACCGCCGCGCCCCGCACCATCACGCCGCCCCGCCCCGGCGCCCGCTCCATCACCACCCCCGCACCCGCACCGGCCATGACCAGCGCCGACACCTCGCCTGGCGGGCAGGGCGACGACGAGCCGTGGGCCGTGCGCGTCGCCCGCCAGGTGCCGATGGAACCCGACCCGGACGCGTTCCGGCAGGAACCCGGCCCGCGCGGCACCAAGATGCACGTCGTCAACGAGCAGGGCTGGGTCGCCGGGTTCATCGCCGACTGGGACGCCCGTCACCGCGTCTACAACGTGCCCCCGCCCCACGACCCCTACGGCGGCGGCTACCCCAAGTTCCACCGGCACAGCGTCCGCACCGCCGACGGCGGCCGGGTCCTCACCGGCCCGATCGCCGCCAACGGTCACGGCGACACCGCACAGACCGACGTGTGGGCGGTCATGCAGCACTACGACGACCCGCGCCACGTCGTCGCCAACGTCGTCGTCCGCGAAACCCCCGACGGCATCTGGGGCTGCGGCGCGCTGCGCGCCGGCGTCACCCCGTTCCAGATCGCCCTGCTCGACACCTACAGCCAGTCCGGGCACTGGATGCCCGGCCCGTCCGGCTACGCCGAAGAACTCGTCGCCTCCTGCTGCGTCACCGTCGAGGCGTTCGAGCTGCCCCCCGCGCACCGGCTCGGCGTGCAGCCCGAGTCGATGGCCGCCGCCGCCGCGACCGCCGCACCCCGCCTGGAGGACCTGCGCCAGGAGGCCCTGGTCGACGACGACGGCCGCTGCCTGGTCCTGGTCGCCGCCGGCGTCCTGGTCCCCGATGCCCCGCCCGCCGGGCCGTCCGACCAGCCGGTCGACGGCGCACGGGTGTTCCGGCAGTTCAAGCACGCCCAGCGCGCCGACGAGCAGATCACCGCGGCCCGCCGCCGCATCATCACGCCGCGGGTCATGGCCGCCGCCGCCCGCATCGGAAAGGAACTCTGA
- a CDS encoding major capsid protein: MDHLSDLLAAANSGDATGRARIKQLTQRVRDLPAGVDLGSLERAAGLQFDALLQQYDTDERFPLDETYKFDLLADTIEALRAVGQERVQAKAAADTRIGKIIDRVRPPQADAEPAYADDPGMAAAATGADPGRDAPAGTGDQPGPATGAPGAGASGTASAAADPAVSANPEGSEPAATPTTTPPAAGATDRPADPAAPATSATPPAADPAAGTPPTTPPGSPAPAAPAVTSGDTPAAVAPGAGASGVVDPAAPTPPMPPSAPELQLGMPDPTIDAPPASTPPPEAAPRLHPYATNPQDVTVTQTPAPTAGGDPGTPVTAAAVPPGAPGTGLARRPNTVAAIHRANGYRKAGDQQRQQTLAAAAAAGEPLRRYSIVASAEVPEYPYGQQLSVEQLGDAAAIRFAALPVGQPANGQIKANVARIQRQFAAAVQLTGNSSDIAVIDEVADERRLPGNSLLAATMQQLPATLTAATQAPSIIQDIWCTPSETDYTLCPPLATREGMIDLPTTGLPARGGIRYPVWTQFPEQAADASRDGWRGQVVVYPETDPLPGNGLDDPRYFRGPGPNNVPPPGAGYPKRCIEGPCVDWVEQRASLAYMCVTSDIIRDRTFPEGIARFLADALLHHEHFLNETYIGYISAHSDPVPAFDVQAGPGAIGSVSLAVTDRIGLLVAWFRERYKMALDATLEIVMPEWFREYLKRDLEKKNNRPYGAVSNAEIAALFAQYASRVQWVRDWQPLPDGTPLNGRVMPPDGWPNNVEIIAYPAGSWVLSQGNIIQLGVMYDYQLLLENRYSALFTEDAWMLTNRCNRTFRVTLTNLCANGALGPFRDACPPVSALALTPAGPTTLAPGATEQATATATLPSGGTEDVTVRATWGTSAPQVATVYQGLITAVAVGTATISVSYGGHRITKQVTVATTPPATAQDDEQSTKDSGGTTSRTSTGRRGDDQREPDGASGAAAGGATAAGGPADRAGATTGSSTGTGDDQAAATTGDGGTGGTGGDDSPQAGRKTGTTKK; the protein is encoded by the coding sequence GTGGACCACCTGTCAGACCTGCTCGCCGCCGCCAACAGCGGCGACGCCACCGGGCGGGCGCGCATCAAGCAGCTGACCCAACGCGTCCGCGACCTGCCCGCCGGCGTCGACCTGGGCAGCCTCGAACGCGCCGCCGGACTCCAGTTCGACGCGCTGCTCCAGCAGTACGACACCGACGAGCGGTTCCCGCTCGACGAGACGTACAAGTTCGACCTGCTCGCCGACACCATCGAGGCGCTGCGCGCCGTCGGCCAGGAACGCGTGCAGGCCAAGGCCGCCGCCGACACCCGCATCGGGAAGATCATCGACCGGGTCCGGCCGCCGCAGGCCGACGCCGAACCCGCCTACGCCGACGATCCCGGCATGGCCGCCGCCGCCACCGGCGCCGACCCCGGCCGCGACGCGCCCGCCGGCACCGGTGACCAGCCCGGACCCGCCACCGGCGCACCCGGCGCGGGCGCGTCCGGCACCGCCTCGGCCGCCGCCGACCCGGCGGTCTCCGCGAACCCGGAGGGCAGCGAGCCCGCCGCCACCCCGACGACCACACCCCCGGCCGCCGGCGCAACCGACCGGCCCGCCGACCCGGCGGCGCCCGCGACCTCGGCGACCCCGCCCGCGGCCGACCCCGCGGCGGGCACCCCGCCCACCACCCCGCCCGGCAGCCCCGCCCCCGCCGCACCGGCCGTGACCAGCGGCGACACACCCGCTGCCGTCGCACCCGGTGCGGGCGCGTCCGGTGTCGTCGACCCGGCCGCGCCCACCCCGCCGATGCCGCCCAGCGCACCCGAACTCCAGCTCGGGATGCCCGACCCGACCATCGACGCCCCGCCCGCGAGCACACCGCCACCGGAAGCCGCACCGCGCCTGCACCCGTACGCCACGAACCCCCAGGACGTGACCGTGACCCAGACCCCCGCCCCGACGGCCGGGGGAGACCCCGGCACGCCCGTCACCGCCGCCGCCGTGCCGCCCGGGGCACCCGGCACCGGCCTCGCCCGCCGCCCCAACACCGTCGCCGCGATCCACCGCGCCAACGGCTACCGCAAAGCCGGTGACCAGCAGCGACAGCAGACGCTGGCCGCCGCGGCCGCCGCCGGCGAACCGCTGCGCCGCTACTCGATCGTCGCCTCCGCCGAGGTCCCCGAGTACCCGTACGGGCAGCAGTTGTCGGTGGAGCAGTTGGGCGACGCCGCCGCGATCCGTTTCGCCGCCCTCCCGGTCGGGCAGCCCGCCAACGGGCAGATCAAGGCCAACGTCGCCCGCATCCAGCGGCAGTTCGCCGCCGCCGTGCAGCTCACCGGCAACAGCAGCGACATCGCGGTCATCGACGAGGTCGCCGACGAACGCCGCCTGCCCGGAAACTCGCTGCTCGCCGCCACCATGCAGCAGCTCCCCGCGACCCTGACGGCCGCCACGCAGGCACCCAGCATCATCCAGGACATCTGGTGCACGCCCAGCGAAACCGACTACACGCTGTGCCCGCCGCTGGCGACCCGCGAAGGCATGATCGACCTGCCGACCACCGGCCTGCCCGCGCGCGGCGGCATCCGCTACCCGGTGTGGACCCAGTTCCCCGAGCAGGCCGCCGACGCCAGCCGCGACGGCTGGCGCGGCCAGGTCGTCGTCTACCCCGAGACCGACCCGCTGCCCGGCAACGGCCTCGACGACCCGCGCTACTTCCGCGGCCCCGGCCCGAACAACGTCCCGCCGCCCGGCGCCGGCTACCCCAAGCGCTGCATCGAAGGCCCCTGCGTCGACTGGGTCGAACAGCGCGCCTCGCTCGCCTACATGTGCGTGACCAGCGACATCATCCGCGACCGCACCTTCCCCGAAGGCATCGCCCGGTTCCTGGCCGACGCGCTGCTGCACCACGAGCACTTCCTCAACGAGACCTACATCGGCTACATCTCGGCGCACTCCGACCCGGTGCCCGCGTTCGACGTGCAGGCCGGGCCCGGCGCGATCGGCTCGGTGTCGCTGGCCGTCACCGACCGCATCGGGCTGCTCGTCGCCTGGTTCCGCGAGCGCTACAAGATGGCGCTCGACGCGACCCTCGAAATCGTGATGCCCGAGTGGTTCCGCGAATACCTCAAGCGGGACCTGGAGAAGAAGAACAACAGGCCCTACGGGGCGGTCAGCAACGCCGAGATCGCCGCCCTGTTCGCCCAGTACGCCTCGCGCGTGCAGTGGGTGCGCGACTGGCAGCCGCTCCCGGACGGCACCCCGCTCAACGGGCGCGTCATGCCGCCCGACGGCTGGCCCAACAACGTCGAGATCATCGCCTACCCGGCCGGATCGTGGGTGCTGTCGCAGGGCAACATCATCCAGCTCGGCGTCATGTACGACTACCAGCTGCTGCTGGAGAACCGGTACTCCGCGCTCTTCACGGAGGACGCGTGGATGTTGACGAACAGGTGCAACCGCACGTTCCGGGTCACCCTGACCAACCTGTGCGCGAACGGCGCGCTCGGTCCGTTCCGCGACGCCTGCCCGCCCGTCAGCGCGCTCGCGCTCACCCCGGCCGGGCCCACCACCCTCGCGCCCGGCGCCACCGAACAGGCCACCGCCACCGCCACCCTCCCGTCGGGCGGCACCGAAGACGTCACCGTCCGCGCCACCTGGGGCACCTCCGCCCCGCAGGTCGCCACCGTCTACCAGGGCCTGATCACCGCCGTGGCCGTCGGCACCGCGACGATCTCCGTGTCCTACGGCGGGCACCGGATCACCAAGCAGGTCACCGTCGCCACCACGCCGCCCGCGACCGCGCAGGACGACGAGCAGTCCACCAAGGACTCCGGCGGCACCACGAGCCGCACGAGCACCGGCCGCAGGGGCGATGACCAGCGCGAACCCGACGGCGCATCGGGTGCGGCGGCCGGTGGCGCGACCGCCGCGGGCGGCCCCGCCGACCGCGCCGGCGCCACCACCGGCAGCTCGACCGGCACCGGCGACGACCAGGCCGCGGCCACCACCGGCGACGGCGGCACCGGTGGCACCGGTGGCGACGACTCACCACAAGCCGGCCGCAAGACCGGCACCACGAAGAAGTAA
- a CDS encoding Ig-like domain-containing protein, translating into MTAVLPPPALAAPRGPAASSRAVCPSFIGARVLRATVLDACGRAPRGPRSQAVSNGFIQIETAPEVQEGEDYSTTRADGGLCNNESGPDSLKWLNVSIQFCQVDFDLFVLLNPTWKRVTNAAGTQSTGFRIGQSFSDRLGFALEVWPRVAGGDVGCDDLDDPGPLDPDDVIDPNGYFLLPWVIARAPDTWTLQNGTVTFTLRGRTRAGSRWLRGPYDVTRDINGSPAPLLVPIEDGRGSSGQRPYDPDHFHAEVVSVAPPEPTCGAIPLPPLVLLDQPDPADALTWRATINNGGDPLPDGTQAPVTVTWYDGDTITEDRITTAQGSVTHTFTVPGRKKVTVQSDSDDPALPLRRIVRFVDAITVTAVDITPVDPELLEGTAQQLVATATHSDGTSLPVTAVAAWSSSAPTIAAVTPAGVVSALAPGTAAITATYRGQSGTTQVTVTELPVTTVTVTPATASVEEGDTTQLAATATRTDGSTIVVTDRAAWTSSATGTATVDASGLVTGVAPGTATITAAYGGQSDTSTITVTELPVTAVTVTPATASVEEGDTTQLAATATRSDNSTIVVTDRAAWTSSATGTATVDASGLVTGVAAGTATITAAYGGQSDTSAITVTVPPGTLDRADERPDDEPDDESGDDTGSARSSRRSTTRGR; encoded by the coding sequence GTGACCGCAGTCCTACCGCCGCCCGCACTCGCCGCCCCGCGCGGCCCCGCGGCCAGCTCCCGCGCGGTGTGCCCGTCGTTCATCGGCGCCCGCGTCCTGCGCGCCACCGTCCTGGACGCCTGCGGCCGGGCCCCGCGCGGACCGCGTTCGCAGGCCGTGTCCAACGGGTTCATCCAGATCGAGACCGCCCCCGAGGTCCAGGAGGGGGAGGACTACTCGACCACCCGCGCGGACGGTGGCCTGTGCAACAACGAGTCGGGCCCGGATTCGTTGAAGTGGCTGAACGTGAGTATCCAGTTCTGCCAGGTGGACTTCGACCTGTTCGTGCTGCTCAACCCCACCTGGAAGCGGGTCACCAACGCGGCCGGCACCCAGTCGACCGGGTTCCGCATCGGCCAGTCGTTCTCCGACCGGCTCGGTTTCGCCCTGGAGGTATGGCCGCGCGTCGCGGGCGGCGACGTCGGCTGCGACGACCTCGACGACCCCGGCCCGCTCGACCCCGACGACGTGATCGACCCCAACGGCTACTTCCTGCTGCCGTGGGTGATCGCCCGCGCCCCCGACACCTGGACCCTCCAGAACGGGACGGTGACGTTCACGCTGCGAGGACGCACCCGCGCCGGGTCGCGCTGGCTGCGCGGCCCCTACGACGTGACCAGGGACATCAACGGCTCCCCGGCGCCGCTGCTCGTGCCGATCGAGGACGGCCGCGGCTCCTCCGGGCAGCGCCCCTACGACCCCGACCACTTCCACGCCGAGGTCGTTTCCGTCGCCCCGCCCGAGCCGACCTGCGGGGCGATCCCGCTGCCGCCGCTCGTGCTGCTCGACCAGCCCGACCCGGCCGACGCGCTCACCTGGCGCGCCACGATCAACAACGGCGGCGACCCGCTGCCCGACGGCACCCAGGCCCCGGTCACCGTCACCTGGTACGACGGCGACACGATCACCGAGGACCGGATCACCACCGCGCAGGGCTCGGTGACGCACACGTTCACCGTGCCGGGCCGCAAGAAGGTCACCGTGCAGTCCGACAGCGACGACCCGGCGCTGCCGCTGCGCCGCATCGTCCGGTTCGTCGACGCGATCACCGTCACCGCCGTCGACATCACCCCCGTGGACCCGGAGCTCCTGGAAGGCACCGCGCAGCAGCTCGTCGCCACCGCCACCCACTCCGATGGCACCAGCCTGCCCGTCACCGCCGTGGCCGCCTGGTCGAGTTCCGCGCCGACGATCGCCGCCGTCACCCCGGCCGGGGTGGTCAGCGCCCTCGCGCCCGGCACCGCCGCGATCACCGCCACCTACCGCGGCCAGTCCGGCACGACGCAGGTCACCGTCACCGAACTCCCCGTCACCACCGTGACCGTCACCCCCGCGACCGCGTCGGTGGAGGAAGGCGACACCACCCAGCTCGCCGCCACCGCCACCCGCACCGACGGCTCCACCATCGTCGTCACCGACCGCGCCGCCTGGACCAGCTCCGCCACCGGCACCGCCACCGTCGACGCGTCCGGGCTGGTCACCGGCGTGGCACCCGGCACCGCCACGATCACCGCCGCCTACGGCGGCCAGTCCGACACCTCCACGATCACCGTCACCGAGCTGCCGGTCACCGCGGTCACCGTCACCCCCGCGACCGCGTCGGTGGAGGAAGGCGACACCACCCAGCTCGCCGCCACCGCCACCCGCAGCGACAACTCCACCATCGTGGTGACCGACCGCGCCGCCTGGACCAGCTCCGCCACCGGCACCGCCACCGTCGACGCGTCCGGGCTGGTCACCGGTGTGGCGGCGGGCACCGCGACGATCACCGCGGCCTACGGCGGGCAGTCCGACACCAGCGCGATCACCGTCACCGTCCCGCCCGGCACCCTCGACCGGGCCGACGAGCGGCCCGACGACGAACCGGACGACGAGTCCGGCGACGACACCGGCAGCGCCAGGTCCTCGCGCCGGTCGACCACGCGCGGCCGGTGA